From Pseudomonas poae, the proteins below share one genomic window:
- a CDS encoding efflux RND transporter periplasmic adaptor subunit, with the protein MSTNHHMSRLFAIALIALLLGAGGFGYWRSTQDRLPEGLSMGNGRLESTEVQIAAKIPGRLAEVRVDEGDNVLKGQLLARMDTRTLEAQRAQAEAEVLRAKENFASAEANVQLRQSEQLLANQELKRTQELYKRGFASSQLIDQQQARQNTGNAAVIAAQAQVNSVKAAIGAAQAQVAQLTSEIDDSSLRAPIDGIIQLRLAEPGEVLGAGGRVLLLIDPQDQYMNLYLPASVTGRLTVGSEARVLLDALPDQSLPAKISFVAAKSQFTPKEVETRDERQKLVFRVKLHLTQPSAVPQAKPGMPGAGYVRTADIDWPANLQ; encoded by the coding sequence ATGTCTACGAACCATCATATGTCCCGCCTTTTCGCCATCGCCCTGATCGCCCTGTTGCTGGGTGCCGGTGGCTTCGGTTACTGGCGGTCGACACAGGACCGCCTGCCCGAAGGCTTGAGCATGGGCAACGGCCGCCTGGAATCCACCGAAGTGCAGATCGCCGCCAAAATCCCCGGGCGTCTGGCCGAAGTGCGTGTGGATGAAGGCGACAACGTGCTCAAGGGCCAACTGCTGGCCCGCATGGACACCCGCACCCTTGAGGCCCAGCGCGCCCAGGCCGAAGCCGAAGTGCTGCGCGCAAAGGAAAATTTCGCCTCCGCCGAGGCCAATGTGCAACTGCGCCAGAGTGAGCAATTACTGGCCAACCAAGAGCTCAAGCGCACCCAGGAGCTGTACAAGCGCGGCTTCGCCAGCAGCCAGTTGATCGACCAGCAACAGGCGCGCCAAAACACCGGCAATGCGGCAGTGATCGCTGCGCAAGCCCAAGTCAACTCGGTGAAAGCTGCGATTGGCGCGGCCCAGGCCCAGGTCGCCCAGCTCACCAGCGAAATCGATGACAGCAGCCTGCGGGCGCCCATCGACGGGATTATCCAGCTGCGCCTGGCCGAACCCGGCGAAGTGCTCGGCGCCGGTGGCCGCGTGCTGTTGCTGATCGACCCACAAGATCAGTACATGAACCTCTACCTGCCAGCGTCCGTGACCGGTCGACTGACTGTCGGCAGTGAAGCGCGGGTGCTCCTCGACGCCCTGCCCGACCAGTCGTTGCCGGCCAAGATCAGCTTTGTCGCGGCCAAATCCCAGTTCACCCCCAAGGAAGTGGAGACCCGCGACGAACGCCAGAAGCTGGTGTTTCGGGTAAAACTGCACCTGACCCAACCCAGCGCCGTGCCCCAGGCCAAACCCGGCATGCCCGGTGCCGGCTATGTGCGCACGGCTGACATCGACTGGCCGGCCAACCTGCAATGA